The following coding sequences lie in one Danio rerio strain Tuebingen ecotype United States chromosome 25, GRCz12tu, whole genome shotgun sequence genomic window:
- the phf21ab gene encoding PHD finger protein 21A isoform X1 — MMELQTLQEALKVEIQVHQKLVAQMKQDPQNADLKKQLHELQAKITALSEKQKKVVEQLRKELLVKQEPDLKPQTFAATTDGKTVLLTAACPASQPLSGPPHNQGAPQKTLTVTPVITAKTLPLVLKAATSTMPASMATQRSAVAMVTAINNPTRPGANSDSQSTPINLQMASKLPNQDTDAGTRIVSKNVIVVQATTTSAQPIKVPQFVPPPRLTPRPTFQPQVRPKPPTPINVPIAPAPPPPMVAAPLIQRPLMLTTKLTSSLPASAGPIHQVRIVNGQQCTTIDKTTTTVTGTTQLAGIVISPAQTLQISNLNSDMKTVKPQGGPEQVVIKTPPSSSPPLPPPPAKVKREESPQKLAFMVSLGLVTHDHLEEIQSRRQERKRRTTANPVYSGAVFEPERKKSAVTYLNTPLHQGTRKRGRPPKYSTTTTTSSSTAVPELGCNPLLSPTSSLPASPAPERPDTGGFPLSVHPHSVPQPSPSSGDGDIHEDFCTVCRRSGQLLMCDTCSRVYHLDCLDPPLKNIPKGMWICPKCQDQILKKEEAIPWPGTLAIVHSYIAYKEAKEEEKQKLMKWSAELKLEREQLEQRVKQLSNSITKCMETKNSILARQKDMQASLEKVKHLVRLIQSFNFTQSIETETLKDSKQDCTESGSIKDSKDTTQVCVQESPTEPSVQVPAAVAVPEVKAEPEVGEMAEPAAAVTPEAVSGESGVSVLEVPKTTVDEDMMDTAKTVEPVESPQVRDVKTNGGTDCVCTGLNPEEESTVDAVDSENIPPIDSSCAEDAGKMEVELQEDGSHGMNTNNGKTSEPSQQALPAPLSSVDNPK; from the exons ATGATGGAATTGCAAACATTACAGGAGGCCCTGAAAGTGGAAATACAAGTCCATCAG AAACTTGTCGCCCAAATGAAGCAGGATCCACAG AACGCAGATCTGAAGAAACAGCTTCACGAGTTGCAGGCAAAAATCACGGCTCTGAGTGAGAAACAG aAAAAAGTGGTGGAGCAGTTGCGGAAGGAGTTGCTGGTGAAACAGGAGCCCGATCTGAAGCCGCAGACGTTTGCAGCAACCACAGATGGTAAAACCGTACTGCTGACGGCCGCTTGTCCTGCTTCACAGCCGCTATCAGGCCCTCCACACAACCAGGGGGCGCCACAG AAGACTCTCACCGTGACGCCGGTCATAACTGCAAAGACTCTACCTCTCGTGCTGAAAGCTGCCACCTCCACCATGCCTGCTTCCATGGCAACGCAACGCTCCGCAGTCGCCATGGTCACTGCCATCAACAACCCCACGAGACCCGGCGCCAATTCCGACTCTCAGAGCACACCAATCAACCTTCAGAtggccagcaagctacccaatcagGACACGGATGCTGGCACGCGGATCGTGTCCAAGAATGTCATAGTC GTACAGGCCACCACCACCTCTGCCCAGCCTATCAAAGTTCCCCAGTTTGTCCCTCCTCCTAGATTGACGCCTCGACCCACCTTTCAGCCACAG GTTCGACCAAAACCCCCCACTCCCATCAATGTGCCCATCGcgccagctcctcctcctcccaTGGTGGCAGCTCCTCTAATCCAGCGACCCCTGATGCTCACCACCAAACTGACATCATCTTTACCCGCCTCCGCTGGGCCCATCCATCAGGTGCGCATTGTGAATGGACAGCAGTGCACAACCATCGACAAGACCACAACAACAGTCACAGGCACCACGCAACTCGCAGGCATCGTCATCAGCCCTGCCCAGACACTTCAGATCAGCAATCTTAACTCAGACATGAAG ACTGTGAAACCACAGGGAGGACCAGAACAGGTGGTCATAAAAACACCACCTTcatcctctcctcctcttcctcctcccccAGCTAAGGTCAAACGAGAGGAAAGCCCACAG AAACTAGCCTTTATGGTGTCTCTTGGGTTGGTCACACATGATCATCTTGAAG AGATACAGAGTAGAAGACAAGAACGTAAAAGAAGAACAACGGCCAACCCAGTGTACAGTGGAGCAGTGTTTGAACCTGAG AGGAAAAAGAGTGCTGTCACTTACTTGAATACTCCACTGCATCAAGGCACCAGGAAGAGAG GTCGCCCTCCCAAATACAGCACCACAACTACCACCAGCAGCAGCACGGCGGTGCCGGAGCTGGGCTGCAACCCCCTGCTCTCCCCCACCAGCAGCCTTCCCGCCTCCCCAGCCCCTGAGCGGCCTGACACGGGGGGCTTTCCCCTCTCTGTCCACCCTCATTCTGTCCCCCAGCCCAGCCCCAGCTCCGGGGAT GGAGACATCCATGAGGATTTCTGCACTGTGTGCAGACGCAGTGGGCAGTTGCTCATGTGTGACACATGTTCGCGCGTCTACCATCTCGACTGCTTGGACCCACCCCTCAAAAACATTCCCAAAGGCATGTGGATCTGTCCTAAATGTCAAGACCAG ATTCTGAAGAAGGAAGAGGCCATTCCCTGGCCAGGTACCCTAGCAATCGTCCATTCCTATATTGCCTACAAAGAag CAAAAGAAGAAGAGAAGCAGAAGCTAATGAAATGGAGTGCTGAACTAAAGCTGGAACGGGAGCAACTAGAACAGAGAGTGAAACAGCTCAGCAACTCTATAACa AAATGCATGGAGACAAAGAACAGCATACTTGCCCGTCAGAAGGACATGCAGGCCTCTCTGGAAAAAGTGAAACACTTGGTCCGCCTAATCCAGAGCTTTAACTTCACTCAGTCCATAGAGACAGAGACCCTTAAGGATTCCAAACAGGACTGCACAGAGTCAGGAAGTATCAAAGACTCAAAGGACACTACACAAGTGTGTGTACAGGAGAGTCCCACCGAGCCTAGTGTGCAAGTACCAGCCGCTGTAGCAGTGCCCGAGGTGAAGGCAGAGCCAGAGGTCGGGGAAATGGCAGAGCCAGCAGCGGCAGTCACACCTGAGGCTGTATCAGGTGAATCGGGAGTTAGTGTCCTGGAAGTGCCCAAAACCACAGTTGACGAGGACATGATGGATACAGCAAAAACTGTGGAGCCTGTGGAGTCACCTCAGGTCAGAGATGTAAAGACAAACGGAGGAACGGACTGTGTTTGTACTGGGTTGAACCCAGAGGAGGAGAGTACCGTCGATGCCGTGGACTCGGAGAACATCCCTCCTATTGACAGCAGTTGTGCAGAGGATGCCGGGAAGATGGAAGTGGAGCTGCAGGAAGATGGAAGTCATGGCATGAACACCAACAACGGCAAAACCTCAGAACCTTCGCAGCAGGCTTTGCCAGCCCCTCTAAGCAGCGTGGACAACCCCAAATAG
- the phf21ab gene encoding PHD finger protein 21A isoform X11, whose amino-acid sequence MMELQTLQEALKVEIQVHQKLVAQMKQDPQNADLKKQLHELQAKITALSEKQKKVVEQLRKELLVKQEPDLKPQTFAATTDGKTVLLTAACPASQPLSGPPHNQGAPQKTLTVTPVITAKTLPLVLKAATSTMPASMATQRSAVAMVTAINNPTRPGANSDSQSTPINLQMASKLPNQDTDAGTRIVSKNVIVVRPKPPTPINVPIAPAPPPPMVAAPLIQRPLMLTTKLTSSLPASAGPIHQVRIVNGQQCTTIDKTTTTVTGTTQLAGIVISPAQTLQISNLNSDMKTVKPQGGPEQVVIKTPPSSSPPLPPPPAKVKREESPQKLAFMVSLGLVTHDHLEEIQSRRQERKRRTTANPVYSGAVFEPERKKSAVTYLNTPLHQGTRKRGRPPKYSTTTTTSSSTAVPELGCNPLLSPTSSLPASPAPERPDTGGFPLSVHPHSVPQPSPSSGDILKKEEAIPWPGTLAIVHSYIAYKEAKEEEKQKLMKWSAELKLEREQLEQRVKQLSNSITKCMETKNSILARQKDMQASLEKVKHLVRLIQSFNFTQSIETETLKDSKQDCTESGSIKDSKDTTQVCVQESPTEPSVQVPAAVAVPEVKAEPEVGEMAEPAAAVTPEAVSGESGVSVLEVPKTTVDEDMMDTAKTVEPVESPQVRDVKTNGGTDCVCTGLNPEEESTVDAVDSENIPPIDSSCAEDAGKMEVELQEDGSHGMNTNNGKTSEPSQQALPAPLSSVDNPK is encoded by the exons ATGATGGAATTGCAAACATTACAGGAGGCCCTGAAAGTGGAAATACAAGTCCATCAG AAACTTGTCGCCCAAATGAAGCAGGATCCACAG AACGCAGATCTGAAGAAACAGCTTCACGAGTTGCAGGCAAAAATCACGGCTCTGAGTGAGAAACAG aAAAAAGTGGTGGAGCAGTTGCGGAAGGAGTTGCTGGTGAAACAGGAGCCCGATCTGAAGCCGCAGACGTTTGCAGCAACCACAGATGGTAAAACCGTACTGCTGACGGCCGCTTGTCCTGCTTCACAGCCGCTATCAGGCCCTCCACACAACCAGGGGGCGCCACAG AAGACTCTCACCGTGACGCCGGTCATAACTGCAAAGACTCTACCTCTCGTGCTGAAAGCTGCCACCTCCACCATGCCTGCTTCCATGGCAACGCAACGCTCCGCAGTCGCCATGGTCACTGCCATCAACAACCCCACGAGACCCGGCGCCAATTCCGACTCTCAGAGCACACCAATCAACCTTCAGAtggccagcaagctacccaatcagGACACGGATGCTGGCACGCGGATCGTGTCCAAGAATGTCATAGTC GTTCGACCAAAACCCCCCACTCCCATCAATGTGCCCATCGcgccagctcctcctcctcccaTGGTGGCAGCTCCTCTAATCCAGCGACCCCTGATGCTCACCACCAAACTGACATCATCTTTACCCGCCTCCGCTGGGCCCATCCATCAGGTGCGCATTGTGAATGGACAGCAGTGCACAACCATCGACAAGACCACAACAACAGTCACAGGCACCACGCAACTCGCAGGCATCGTCATCAGCCCTGCCCAGACACTTCAGATCAGCAATCTTAACTCAGACATGAAG ACTGTGAAACCACAGGGAGGACCAGAACAGGTGGTCATAAAAACACCACCTTcatcctctcctcctcttcctcctcccccAGCTAAGGTCAAACGAGAGGAAAGCCCACAG AAACTAGCCTTTATGGTGTCTCTTGGGTTGGTCACACATGATCATCTTGAAG AGATACAGAGTAGAAGACAAGAACGTAAAAGAAGAACAACGGCCAACCCAGTGTACAGTGGAGCAGTGTTTGAACCTGAG AGGAAAAAGAGTGCTGTCACTTACTTGAATACTCCACTGCATCAAGGCACCAGGAAGAGAG GTCGCCCTCCCAAATACAGCACCACAACTACCACCAGCAGCAGCACGGCGGTGCCGGAGCTGGGCTGCAACCCCCTGCTCTCCCCCACCAGCAGCCTTCCCGCCTCCCCAGCCCCTGAGCGGCCTGACACGGGGGGCTTTCCCCTCTCTGTCCACCCTCATTCTGTCCCCCAGCCCAGCCCCAGCTCCGGGGAT ATTCTGAAGAAGGAAGAGGCCATTCCCTGGCCAGGTACCCTAGCAATCGTCCATTCCTATATTGCCTACAAAGAag CAAAAGAAGAAGAGAAGCAGAAGCTAATGAAATGGAGTGCTGAACTAAAGCTGGAACGGGAGCAACTAGAACAGAGAGTGAAACAGCTCAGCAACTCTATAACa AAATGCATGGAGACAAAGAACAGCATACTTGCCCGTCAGAAGGACATGCAGGCCTCTCTGGAAAAAGTGAAACACTTGGTCCGCCTAATCCAGAGCTTTAACTTCACTCAGTCCATAGAGACAGAGACCCTTAAGGATTCCAAACAGGACTGCACAGAGTCAGGAAGTATCAAAGACTCAAAGGACACTACACAAGTGTGTGTACAGGAGAGTCCCACCGAGCCTAGTGTGCAAGTACCAGCCGCTGTAGCAGTGCCCGAGGTGAAGGCAGAGCCAGAGGTCGGGGAAATGGCAGAGCCAGCAGCGGCAGTCACACCTGAGGCTGTATCAGGTGAATCGGGAGTTAGTGTCCTGGAAGTGCCCAAAACCACAGTTGACGAGGACATGATGGATACAGCAAAAACTGTGGAGCCTGTGGAGTCACCTCAGGTCAGAGATGTAAAGACAAACGGAGGAACGGACTGTGTTTGTACTGGGTTGAACCCAGAGGAGGAGAGTACCGTCGATGCCGTGGACTCGGAGAACATCCCTCCTATTGACAGCAGTTGTGCAGAGGATGCCGGGAAGATGGAAGTGGAGCTGCAGGAAGATGGAAGTCATGGCATGAACACCAACAACGGCAAAACCTCAGAACCTTCGCAGCAGGCTTTGCCAGCCCCTCTAAGCAGCGTGGACAACCCCAAATAG
- the phf21ab gene encoding PHD finger protein 21A isoform X9 yields the protein MMELQTLQEALKVEIQVHQKLVAQMKQDPQNADLKKQLHELQAKITALSEKQKKVVEQLRKELLVKQEPDLKPQTFAATTDGKTVLLTAACPASQPLSGPPHNQGAPQTLTVTPVITAKTLPLVLKAATSTMPASMATQRSAVAMVTAINNPTRPGANSDSQSTPINLQMASKLPNQDTDAGTRIVSKNVIVVQATTTSAQPIKVPQFVPPPRLTPRPTFQPQVRPKPPTPINVPIAPAPPPPMVAAPLIQRPLMLTTKLTSSLPASAGPIHQVRIVNGQQCTTIDKTTTTVTGTTQLAGIVISPAQTLQISNLNSDMKTVKPQGGPEQVVIKTPPSSSPPLPPPPAKVKREESPQKLAFMVSLGLVTHDHLEEIQSRRQERKRRTTANPVYSGAVFEPERKKSAVTYLNTPLHQGTRKRANEDPLSKGDIHEDFCTVCRRSGQLLMCDTCSRVYHLDCLDPPLKNIPKGMWICPKCQDQILKKEEAIPWPGTLAIVHSYIAYKEAKEEEKQKLMKWSAELKLEREQLEQRVKQLSNSITKCMETKNSILARQKDMQASLEKVKHLVRLIQSFNFTQSIETETLKDSKQDCTESGSIKDSKDTTQVCVQESPTEPSVQVPAAVAVPEVKAEPEVGEMAEPAAAVTPEAVSGESGVSVLEVPKTTVDEDMMDTAKTVEPVESPQVRDVKTNGGTDCVCTGLNPEEESTVDAVDSENIPPIDSSCAEDAGKMEVELQEDGSHGMNTNNGKTSEPSQQALPAPLSSVDNPK from the exons ATGATGGAATTGCAAACATTACAGGAGGCCCTGAAAGTGGAAATACAAGTCCATCAG AAACTTGTCGCCCAAATGAAGCAGGATCCACAG AACGCAGATCTGAAGAAACAGCTTCACGAGTTGCAGGCAAAAATCACGGCTCTGAGTGAGAAACAG aAAAAAGTGGTGGAGCAGTTGCGGAAGGAGTTGCTGGTGAAACAGGAGCCCGATCTGAAGCCGCAGACGTTTGCAGCAACCACAGATGGTAAAACCGTACTGCTGACGGCCGCTTGTCCTGCTTCACAGCCGCTATCAGGCCCTCCACACAACCAGGGGGCGCCACAG ACTCTCACCGTGACGCCGGTCATAACTGCAAAGACTCTACCTCTCGTGCTGAAAGCTGCCACCTCCACCATGCCTGCTTCCATGGCAACGCAACGCTCCGCAGTCGCCATGGTCACTGCCATCAACAACCCCACGAGACCCGGCGCCAATTCCGACTCTCAGAGCACACCAATCAACCTTCAGAtggccagcaagctacccaatcagGACACGGATGCTGGCACGCGGATCGTGTCCAAGAATGTCATAGTC GTACAGGCCACCACCACCTCTGCCCAGCCTATCAAAGTTCCCCAGTTTGTCCCTCCTCCTAGATTGACGCCTCGACCCACCTTTCAGCCACAG GTTCGACCAAAACCCCCCACTCCCATCAATGTGCCCATCGcgccagctcctcctcctcccaTGGTGGCAGCTCCTCTAATCCAGCGACCCCTGATGCTCACCACCAAACTGACATCATCTTTACCCGCCTCCGCTGGGCCCATCCATCAGGTGCGCATTGTGAATGGACAGCAGTGCACAACCATCGACAAGACCACAACAACAGTCACAGGCACCACGCAACTCGCAGGCATCGTCATCAGCCCTGCCCAGACACTTCAGATCAGCAATCTTAACTCAGACATGAAG ACTGTGAAACCACAGGGAGGACCAGAACAGGTGGTCATAAAAACACCACCTTcatcctctcctcctcttcctcctcccccAGCTAAGGTCAAACGAGAGGAAAGCCCACAG AAACTAGCCTTTATGGTGTCTCTTGGGTTGGTCACACATGATCATCTTGAAG AGATACAGAGTAGAAGACAAGAACGTAAAAGAAGAACAACGGCCAACCCAGTGTACAGTGGAGCAGTGTTTGAACCTGAG AGGAAAAAGAGTGCTGTCACTTACTTGAATACTCCACTGCATCAAGGCACCAGGAAGAGAG CCAATGAGGATCCCCTCTCTAAG GGAGACATCCATGAGGATTTCTGCACTGTGTGCAGACGCAGTGGGCAGTTGCTCATGTGTGACACATGTTCGCGCGTCTACCATCTCGACTGCTTGGACCCACCCCTCAAAAACATTCCCAAAGGCATGTGGATCTGTCCTAAATGTCAAGACCAG ATTCTGAAGAAGGAAGAGGCCATTCCCTGGCCAGGTACCCTAGCAATCGTCCATTCCTATATTGCCTACAAAGAag CAAAAGAAGAAGAGAAGCAGAAGCTAATGAAATGGAGTGCTGAACTAAAGCTGGAACGGGAGCAACTAGAACAGAGAGTGAAACAGCTCAGCAACTCTATAACa AAATGCATGGAGACAAAGAACAGCATACTTGCCCGTCAGAAGGACATGCAGGCCTCTCTGGAAAAAGTGAAACACTTGGTCCGCCTAATCCAGAGCTTTAACTTCACTCAGTCCATAGAGACAGAGACCCTTAAGGATTCCAAACAGGACTGCACAGAGTCAGGAAGTATCAAAGACTCAAAGGACACTACACAAGTGTGTGTACAGGAGAGTCCCACCGAGCCTAGTGTGCAAGTACCAGCCGCTGTAGCAGTGCCCGAGGTGAAGGCAGAGCCAGAGGTCGGGGAAATGGCAGAGCCAGCAGCGGCAGTCACACCTGAGGCTGTATCAGGTGAATCGGGAGTTAGTGTCCTGGAAGTGCCCAAAACCACAGTTGACGAGGACATGATGGATACAGCAAAAACTGTGGAGCCTGTGGAGTCACCTCAGGTCAGAGATGTAAAGACAAACGGAGGAACGGACTGTGTTTGTACTGGGTTGAACCCAGAGGAGGAGAGTACCGTCGATGCCGTGGACTCGGAGAACATCCCTCCTATTGACAGCAGTTGTGCAGAGGATGCCGGGAAGATGGAAGTGGAGCTGCAGGAAGATGGAAGTCATGGCATGAACACCAACAACGGCAAAACCTCAGAACCTTCGCAGCAGGCTTTGCCAGCCCCTCTAAGCAGCGTGGACAACCCCAAATAG
- the phf21ab gene encoding PHD finger protein 21A isoform X8, producing the protein MMELQTLQEALKVEIQVHQKLVAQMKQDPQNADLKKQLHELQAKITALSEKQKKVVEQLRKELLVKQEPDLKPQTFAATTDGKTVLLTAACPASQPLSGPPHNQGAPQKTLTVTPVITAKTLPLVLKAATSTMPASMATQRSAVAMVTAINNPTRPGANSDSQSTPINLQMASKLPNQDTDAGTRIVSKNVIVVQATTTSAQPIKVPQFVPPPRLTPRPTFQPQVRPKPPTPINVPIAPAPPPPMVAAPLIQRPLMLTTKLTSSLPASAGPIHQVRIVNGQQCTTIDKTTTTVTGTTQLAGIVISPAQTLQISNLNSDMKTVKPQGGPEQVVIKTPPSSSPPLPPPPAKVKREESPQKLAFMVSLGLVTHDHLEEIQSRRQERKRRTTANPVYSGAVFEPERKKSAVTYLNTPLHQGTRKRANEDPLSKGDIHEDFCTVCRRSGQLLMCDTCSRVYHLDCLDPPLKNIPKGMWICPKCQDQILKKEEAIPWPGTLAIVHSYIAYKEAKEEEKQKLMKWSAELKLEREQLEQRVKQLSNSITKCMETKNSILARQKDMQASLEKVKHLVRLIQSFNFTQSIETETLKDSKQDCTESGSIKDSKDTTQVCVQESPTEPSVQVPAAVAVPEVKAEPEVGEMAEPAAAVTPEAVSGESGVSVLEVPKTTVDEDMMDTAKTVEPVESPQVRDVKTNGGTDCVCTGLNPEEESTVDAVDSENIPPIDSSCAEDAGKMEVELQEDGSHGMNTNNGKTSEPSQQALPAPLSSVDNPK; encoded by the exons ATGATGGAATTGCAAACATTACAGGAGGCCCTGAAAGTGGAAATACAAGTCCATCAG AAACTTGTCGCCCAAATGAAGCAGGATCCACAG AACGCAGATCTGAAGAAACAGCTTCACGAGTTGCAGGCAAAAATCACGGCTCTGAGTGAGAAACAG aAAAAAGTGGTGGAGCAGTTGCGGAAGGAGTTGCTGGTGAAACAGGAGCCCGATCTGAAGCCGCAGACGTTTGCAGCAACCACAGATGGTAAAACCGTACTGCTGACGGCCGCTTGTCCTGCTTCACAGCCGCTATCAGGCCCTCCACACAACCAGGGGGCGCCACAG AAGACTCTCACCGTGACGCCGGTCATAACTGCAAAGACTCTACCTCTCGTGCTGAAAGCTGCCACCTCCACCATGCCTGCTTCCATGGCAACGCAACGCTCCGCAGTCGCCATGGTCACTGCCATCAACAACCCCACGAGACCCGGCGCCAATTCCGACTCTCAGAGCACACCAATCAACCTTCAGAtggccagcaagctacccaatcagGACACGGATGCTGGCACGCGGATCGTGTCCAAGAATGTCATAGTC GTACAGGCCACCACCACCTCTGCCCAGCCTATCAAAGTTCCCCAGTTTGTCCCTCCTCCTAGATTGACGCCTCGACCCACCTTTCAGCCACAG GTTCGACCAAAACCCCCCACTCCCATCAATGTGCCCATCGcgccagctcctcctcctcccaTGGTGGCAGCTCCTCTAATCCAGCGACCCCTGATGCTCACCACCAAACTGACATCATCTTTACCCGCCTCCGCTGGGCCCATCCATCAGGTGCGCATTGTGAATGGACAGCAGTGCACAACCATCGACAAGACCACAACAACAGTCACAGGCACCACGCAACTCGCAGGCATCGTCATCAGCCCTGCCCAGACACTTCAGATCAGCAATCTTAACTCAGACATGAAG ACTGTGAAACCACAGGGAGGACCAGAACAGGTGGTCATAAAAACACCACCTTcatcctctcctcctcttcctcctcccccAGCTAAGGTCAAACGAGAGGAAAGCCCACAG AAACTAGCCTTTATGGTGTCTCTTGGGTTGGTCACACATGATCATCTTGAAG AGATACAGAGTAGAAGACAAGAACGTAAAAGAAGAACAACGGCCAACCCAGTGTACAGTGGAGCAGTGTTTGAACCTGAG AGGAAAAAGAGTGCTGTCACTTACTTGAATACTCCACTGCATCAAGGCACCAGGAAGAGAG CCAATGAGGATCCCCTCTCTAAG GGAGACATCCATGAGGATTTCTGCACTGTGTGCAGACGCAGTGGGCAGTTGCTCATGTGTGACACATGTTCGCGCGTCTACCATCTCGACTGCTTGGACCCACCCCTCAAAAACATTCCCAAAGGCATGTGGATCTGTCCTAAATGTCAAGACCAG ATTCTGAAGAAGGAAGAGGCCATTCCCTGGCCAGGTACCCTAGCAATCGTCCATTCCTATATTGCCTACAAAGAag CAAAAGAAGAAGAGAAGCAGAAGCTAATGAAATGGAGTGCTGAACTAAAGCTGGAACGGGAGCAACTAGAACAGAGAGTGAAACAGCTCAGCAACTCTATAACa AAATGCATGGAGACAAAGAACAGCATACTTGCCCGTCAGAAGGACATGCAGGCCTCTCTGGAAAAAGTGAAACACTTGGTCCGCCTAATCCAGAGCTTTAACTTCACTCAGTCCATAGAGACAGAGACCCTTAAGGATTCCAAACAGGACTGCACAGAGTCAGGAAGTATCAAAGACTCAAAGGACACTACACAAGTGTGTGTACAGGAGAGTCCCACCGAGCCTAGTGTGCAAGTACCAGCCGCTGTAGCAGTGCCCGAGGTGAAGGCAGAGCCAGAGGTCGGGGAAATGGCAGAGCCAGCAGCGGCAGTCACACCTGAGGCTGTATCAGGTGAATCGGGAGTTAGTGTCCTGGAAGTGCCCAAAACCACAGTTGACGAGGACATGATGGATACAGCAAAAACTGTGGAGCCTGTGGAGTCACCTCAGGTCAGAGATGTAAAGACAAACGGAGGAACGGACTGTGTTTGTACTGGGTTGAACCCAGAGGAGGAGAGTACCGTCGATGCCGTGGACTCGGAGAACATCCCTCCTATTGACAGCAGTTGTGCAGAGGATGCCGGGAAGATGGAAGTGGAGCTGCAGGAAGATGGAAGTCATGGCATGAACACCAACAACGGCAAAACCTCAGAACCTTCGCAGCAGGCTTTGCCAGCCCCTCTAAGCAGCGTGGACAACCCCAAATAG